In Nitrososphaerota archaeon, one genomic interval encodes:
- a CDS encoding DUF763 domain-containing protein, translating into MWKIGSKELKLDYGKTAKWYYGSLLRNTKIITYNFLEKYGEEIFIENISNPFCFDCFLYAIGFEEITSGTTTIVSSILKEVINYESGIFIAGGKSLSAFKVPEELNNLKEIFGFSEEKIEYLKYCSRMTAKVDNCAIQDGFKLYHHLIIISKNGTWAVIQQAMNPIIGTARRYHWYSKKMKNFVEEPHQGIISKQKVNEVLDMTSKKSSESRKASIDILKEKLSKIKRITEANSQNQMKLTNWISNEEEINFSPRRMPKVINWKLLNKLHENIPRTYEELLSIKGVGGDIIRLLALSAEILYGVHPSYEDPAFLEEDFYNCNGNGEKECILLETINEINHSFIKNGMLRRLEKCNRACISS; encoded by the coding sequence GATTATGGAAAAACAGCTAAATGGTATTATGGATCATTATTAAGGAATACTAAAATAATTACTTATAATTTCCTTGAAAAATATGGAGAAGAGATATTCATAGAAAATATTTCAAACCCTTTTTGTTTTGATTGCTTTTTATATGCAATTGGTTTTGAAGAAATAACTAGTGGAACAACTACAATAGTTTCATCTATTCTAAAAGAAGTTATAAATTATGAAAGTGGAATATTTATTGCAGGAGGTAAAAGTTTATCAGCTTTTAAAGTGCCTGAAGAATTGAATAATTTAAAAGAAATTTTTGGTTTTTCAGAAGAAAAAATAGAATACTTAAAGTATTGTAGTAGGATGACAGCAAAAGTAGATAATTGTGCTATACAAGATGGATTTAAGCTTTATCATCATTTAATAATTATTTCTAAAAATGGAACATGGGCCGTAATCCAACAAGCAATGAATCCAATAATTGGAACTGCTAGAAGATATCATTGGTATTCAAAGAAAATGAAAAATTTCGTAGAAGAACCTCATCAAGGAATAATAAGTAAACAAAAAGTAAATGAAGTACTTGATATGACTTCTAAGAAAAGTAGTGAAAGTAGAAAAGCATCAATAGATATTCTTAAAGAAAAACTATCAAAAATAAAAAGAATTACTGAAGCAAATAGTCAAAATCAAATGAAGTTAACAAATTGGATAAGTAATGAAGAAGAAATTAATTTTTCTCCTAGAAGAATGCCAAAAGTAATTAATTGGAAATTATTGAATAAACTCCATGAGAATATTCCAAGAACATATGAAGAATTATTATCAATAAAAGGGGTTGGTGGGGATATAATTAGATTATTAGCTCTTTCAGCAGAAATTTTATATGGAGTACATCCAAGTTATGAAGATCCAGCATTTTTAGAAGAAGATTTTTATAATTGTAATGGTAATGGAGAGAAAGAATGTATATTATTAGAAACGATTAATGAAATAAATCATAGTTTTATAAAGAATGGGATGCTGAGAAGATTAGAGAAATGTAATAGAGCATGTATATCTTCATAA
- a CDS encoding winged helix-turn-helix domain-containing protein, translating to MVDLVSIFNSKAQVKLLQFLLDNPNKIVTQNFIAKLLNLSPSTIARVIQPLEKENIIKIEEVKKMKVITLNTENEITKILIEFNSKIKNIKK from the coding sequence ATGGTTGATTTGGTATCAATATTTAATAGTAAAGCTCAAGTAAAGCTTCTACAATTTTTATTAGATAATCCGAATAAAATCGTTACTCAAAATTTTATAGCAAAATTGCTTAATCTTTCTCCATCAACTATTGCAAGAGTTATTCAACCTCTTGAAAAGGAAAATATAATAAAAATAGAAGAAGTTAAAAAAATGAAAGTTATTACTTTAAATACTGAAAATGAAATAACAAAAATTTTAATAGAATTTAATTCAAAAATTAAAAATATTAAAAAATAG
- a CDS encoding 30S ribosomal protein S13 yields the protein MSNEFKRIVRVLGTDLDGSLKVPYALSKIKGVGIFLGYAISRALNINPDERIGFLSENQIQKIEDAISNPLVYGIPSWLLNRRKDLKTGKDLHLHGSDLVLAIKDDIEREKKIKSWRGVRHSLGLKVRGQRTKTTGRKHAAIGVLRRALAQAQTEKKEEKK from the coding sequence ATGTCGAATGAATTTAAACGTATAGTTAGAGTATTAGGTACAGATTTAGATGGCTCTTTAAAAGTACCTTATGCTCTATCAAAAATTAAAGGTGTTGGAATATTTTTAGGATATGCTATTTCAAGAGCTTTAAATATAAATCCAGATGAAAGAATTGGATTTTTATCTGAAAATCAAATTCAAAAAATTGAAGATGCAATTTCAAACCCTTTAGTATATGGTATTCCTTCATGGTTATTAAATAGAAGGAAAGATTTGAAAACAGGAAAAGATTTACATTTGCATGGTTCAGATCTAGTATTAGCAATCAAGGATGATATTGAAAGGGAAAAGAAAATTAAATCTTGGAGAGGAGTAAGGCATTCATTAGGATTAAAAGTTAGAGGGCAAAGAACTAAAACTACTGGAAGAAAACATGCTGCCATAGGAGTTTTAAGAAGAGCTTTAGCTCAAGCTCAAACTGAAAAGAAGGAAGAGAAAAAATAA
- a CDS encoding 30S ribosomal protein S11 has protein sequence MSDAQLAQKKKVKKGIWGIAHIYSSYNNIIVHITDLTGAETLARATGGMFVDAGRLEPTPYAATRAATYAMEVAKSKGLIGVHIQVRAPGGAKARTPGPGTQAAIRAIARSGVEIGRIEDVTPLPHDSIRKKGGRRGRRV, from the coding sequence ATGAGCGATGCACAATTAGCTCAGAAGAAAAAGGTTAAAAAAGGGATATGGGGAATAGCTCATATATATTCTTCTTATAATAACATAATTGTACATATAACTGATTTAACAGGTGCAGAAACTCTCGCAAGAGCTACAGGTGGAATGTTTGTTGATGCTGGAAGACTTGAACCAACACCTTATGCAGCAACAAGAGCTGCAACATATGCAATGGAAGTAGCTAAAAGCAAAGGGCTTATAGGAGTGCATATTCAAGTAAGAGCTCCTGGAGGAGCTAAAGCTCGTACTCCTGGTCCAGGAACTCAAGCAGCTATTAGAGCAATAGCGCGTTCAGGAGTAGAAATAGGTAGAATAGAAGATGTTACACCCCTTCCACACGATTCTATAAGAAAGAAAGGCGGTAGAAGAGGAAGAAGAGTATAG
- a CDS encoding 30S ribosomal protein S4, which translates to MGNPKRQRKKYEGPAHPWRADILSEELKLLGEFGLRNKRELWKATSILRKYRAIARKLFALTGEKREKLEKILINKLVKLGVLQPGAALDDILGLTVRDFLKRRLQTVLYDLGYAKSIYHARQLITHGHVLIGDKKVKSPSYHVKRGEEEKIKVKIPIEANVGK; encoded by the coding sequence ATGGGGAATCCAAAAAGGCAAAGAAAGAAATACGAAGGCCCAGCTCATCCTTGGAGAGCAGATATTTTAAGTGAAGAACTTAAATTATTAGGAGAATTTGGATTAAGAAACAAGCGTGAGTTATGGAAAGCTACTAGTATTTTAAGAAAATATAGAGCTATTGCTAGAAAACTTTTTGCTTTAACTGGAGAAAAAAGAGAGAAACTTGAAAAAATACTTATAAACAAATTAGTTAAATTAGGTGTTTTGCAACCAGGAGCAGCATTGGATGATATTTTAGGATTAACCGTGAGGGATTTCTTAAAAAGAAGGCTACAAACAGTTTTATACGATCTTGGATATGCTAAATCAATTTATCATGCAAGACAATTAATAACACATGGGCATGTATTAATAGGAGATAAAAAAGTCAAATCTCCTAGTTATCATGTTAAAAGAGGAGAAGAAGAAAAAATTAAAGTAAAAATACCTATTGAAGCAAATGTTGGAAAATAG